A single bacterium DNA region contains:
- a CDS encoding SDR family oxidoreductase, whose product MARRGPHIKDLFDLSGKVAMVTGGAQNLGLDMAEALGDAGADLVITSRELPKAEAKAAELREYLGVRVLPLGLNVVDEEAVAAAFAAVMAEYGRLDVLVCNAGGAKLTGGTSTDTMAASDWDYVTEVNLRGTFLCCRAALQIMKAQGHGSIITIASISGMVGRDRWVYEGSPNMVPNMTVYSAAKSGIMGFTRDLAAENGRFGVRVNSISPGGFERGQPEEFIRRYSKQTPLGRMGQDGTDLKGAVVFLASDAAGYVTGINLPVDGGFTMW is encoded by the coding sequence ATGGCCCGACGCGGACCGCACATCAAGGACCTCTTCGACCTGTCCGGCAAGGTCGCGATGGTGACCGGCGGCGCCCAGAACCTGGGGCTCGACATGGCCGAGGCCCTCGGCGACGCCGGGGCCGATCTGGTCATCACCTCGCGCGAGCTGCCCAAGGCTGAAGCGAAGGCGGCCGAGCTACGCGAGTACCTGGGCGTGAGGGTACTGCCGCTGGGGCTCAACGTGGTGGATGAGGAGGCGGTGGCGGCGGCGTTCGCGGCGGTCATGGCCGAGTACGGGCGCCTCGACGTGCTGGTGTGCAACGCCGGCGGCGCGAAGCTCACCGGCGGCACCTCCACCGACACGATGGCCGCGTCCGACTGGGACTACGTGACGGAGGTCAACCTGCGCGGGACGTTCCTGTGCTGCCGCGCGGCGCTGCAGATCATGAAGGCCCAGGGCCACGGCTCGATCATCACCATCGCCTCGATCAGCGGCATGGTTGGCCGCGACCGCTGGGTCTATGAGGGCTCGCCCAACATGGTCCCGAACATGACCGTCTACAGTGCCGCCAAGAGCGGGATCATGGGCTTCACGCGCGACCTGGCGGCCGAGAACGGCCGGTTCGGCGTACGGGTCAACAGCATCTCGCCGGGGGGCTTCGAGCGCGGCCAGCCGGAGGAGTTCATCCGTCGCTACAGCAAGCAGACACCGCTGGGCCGCATGGGGCAGGACGGCACGGACCTCAAGGGCGCGGTGGTCTTCCTGGCCTCCGATGCCGCCGGCTATGTCACCGGCATCAACCTGCCGGTGGACGGCGGCTTCACGATGTGGTGA
- the guaB gene encoding IMP dehydrogenase encodes MADISEGRCDDRFEKTALSFDDVILIPARADFLPAEVDVTARLTPNIHLNIPILSAAMDMVTESAMAIALAREGGLGVIHRNMSIEAQAREVDRVKRSESGMIVDPVTLTPDHKVGEALALMNQYHISGLPITEGRRLVGILTNRDLRFEDDMDKPIAQAMTSANLVTTGEGTSLDEAKAILHQHRIEKLPVVDGEFNLLGLITIKDIEKVAKYPHACKDDLGRLRAAAAVGVGPDTKERVAALVERGVDVVTVDSAHGHSANVMNTVAMLKESFPGLGVIGGNVATEEGARDLVSAGADAVKVGMGPGSICTTRVVAGAGVPQITAISEALRATRDAGIPLIADGGIKYSGDVTKAIAAGADCVMVGSLFAGTEESPGSTVLYRGRTYKEYRGMGSLGAMASRPGAGERYGLRDQDDLVPQGIEGRVPYKGPLSAVVVQLIGGLRAGMGYCGVRTIADLQSEAEFYRITPAGLQESHAHDVNITEEAPNYQLPQ; translated from the coding sequence TTGGCAGACATCTCTGAAGGTCGCTGTGACGACCGCTTTGAGAAGACCGCTCTCTCCTTCGACGATGTCATCCTGATCCCGGCGCGGGCCGACTTCTTGCCCGCCGAGGTGGATGTCACTGCGCGCCTGACCCCCAACATCCACCTGAACATCCCCATCCTGTCGGCGGCCATGGACATGGTCACCGAGTCCGCCATGGCCATCGCCCTGGCCCGCGAAGGCGGCCTCGGCGTCATCCATCGCAACATGAGCATCGAGGCCCAAGCCCGCGAGGTGGATCGGGTCAAGCGTTCGGAGAGCGGCATGATCGTGGACCCGGTCACACTGACGCCCGACCACAAGGTCGGCGAGGCCCTCGCGCTCATGAACCAGTATCACATCTCCGGCCTGCCGATCACGGAGGGCCGGCGCCTCGTAGGCATCCTCACCAACCGCGACTTGCGTTTCGAGGACGACATGGACAAGCCCATCGCTCAGGCCATGACCAGCGCCAACCTGGTTACCACTGGCGAGGGCACCAGCCTGGACGAGGCCAAGGCGATCCTGCACCAGCACCGCATCGAGAAGCTGCCGGTAGTGGATGGCGAGTTCAACCTCCTGGGCCTCATCACCATCAAGGACATCGAGAAGGTCGCCAAGTACCCGCACGCCTGCAAGGATGACCTGGGGCGGTTGCGGGCGGCGGCGGCGGTGGGCGTCGGGCCCGACACTAAGGAACGTGTGGCCGCCCTCGTGGAGCGTGGCGTGGACGTCGTCACGGTGGATAGCGCCCACGGCCATTCGGCCAATGTCATGAACACTGTCGCCATGCTCAAGGAGAGCTTCCCGGGGCTGGGCGTCATCGGCGGGAATGTGGCCACCGAGGAGGGCGCCCGCGATCTCGTCTCCGCCGGCGCCGACGCCGTCAAAGTTGGCATGGGGCCCGGCTCCATCTGTACCACCCGGGTCGTCGCCGGTGCGGGTGTGCCGCAGATCACGGCGATCTCCGAGGCCCTCAGGGCCACCCGCGACGCCGGCATCCCGCTCATCGCTGACGGCGGTATCAAGTACTCCGGCGACGTCACGAAGGCCATCGCGGCCGGCGCCGACTGTGTCATGGTCGGCTCGCTCTTCGCCGGCACCGAGGAAAGCCCGGGTAGTACGGTGCTGTACCGGGGCCGCACCTACAAGGAGTACCGTGGCATGGGCTCCCTCGGCGCCATGGCCTCGCGCCCCGGCGCGGGCGAGCGCTATGGCCTGCGCGACCAGGACGACCTGGTGCCCCAGGGCATTGAGGGCCGTGTACCCTACAAGGGCCCGCTGTCGGCGGTTGTGGTCCAGCTCATCGGTGGCCTGCGCGCGGGCATGGGCTACTGCGGCGTGCGCACCATCGCTGATCTGCAGTCCGAAGCCGAGTTCTACCGCATCACCCCGGCCGGGCTGCAGGAAAGCCACGCCCACGATGTCAACATCACCGAGGAAGCGCCGAACTACCAGTTGCCACAGTAG
- a CDS encoding glucose-6-phosphate isomerase, with product MKDLSDIAGLPLLLDPDAMHFAFGKEARDPLYGTRLADQMRLVLLDRDCQLPEIIYWMMRDTGLKDAPYLKTSHDLRYDISIFRHDRFGREFMKTSGHYHPLLPGSDVAWPEVYEIIDGQALYVLQKVNDINLGPNEVEVEDAIILEANPRDKAIMPPNYGHVTINTLTVPMVMSNWVSSRFSSVYGKVEEAVGFAYYYLHGDGAPRWVKNPRYTKPLPPLRRAVVREVPELGLTREKPLVLSALEDPDRFDWLNNPAAYSELIWQGLEIVGEVEVGEL from the coding sequence ATGAAGGACCTCAGCGATATCGCCGGACTGCCCCTGCTTCTCGACCCCGACGCGATGCACTTCGCCTTCGGCAAGGAAGCGCGCGATCCGCTCTATGGCACGCGCCTGGCCGACCAGATGCGGCTCGTGCTGCTCGACCGCGACTGCCAGTTGCCCGAGATCATCTACTGGATGATGCGCGACACCGGCCTCAAAGACGCGCCGTACCTGAAGACCAGCCACGACCTGCGCTATGACATCAGCATCTTCCGCCACGATCGCTTCGGGCGGGAGTTCATGAAGACCTCGGGCCACTACCACCCGCTGCTGCCGGGCAGCGACGTCGCGTGGCCCGAAGTCTACGAGATCATTGACGGTCAGGCTCTGTATGTGCTGCAGAAGGTCAATGACATCAACCTGGGGCCGAACGAAGTGGAGGTCGAGGATGCCATCATCCTCGAAGCCAATCCCCGCGACAAGGCGATCATGCCGCCGAACTACGGCCATGTCACAATCAACACGCTGACGGTGCCGATGGTCATGAGCAACTGGGTCTCCAGCCGGTTCTCGTCGGTGTACGGCAAGGTCGAGGAGGCCGTCGGCTTCGCATACTACTATCTGCACGGCGACGGCGCCCCCCGGTGGGTGAAGAACCCAAGGTACACCAAGCCGCTGCCTCCGCTGCGCCGGGCCGTCGTGCGCGAAGTGCCCGAATTGGGCCTCACGCGCGAGAAGCCCCTGGTGCTGTCCGCGCTCGAGGACCCGGATCGCTTTGACTGGCTGAACAACCCAGCCGCGTACAGCGAACTGATCTGGCAGGGCCTGGAGATCGTGGGGGAGGTCGAAGTCGGGGAGTTGTGA
- a CDS encoding ROK family protein: MRTAIGVDIGGTNLSVGLVSDTGEVLELVRERTPVDGIAAADLLIEMTRRLLAAVETPVGIGLGFGGPVNFADQSIVRSHHVEGWAPGLKLGDRFAQEFGLPTLMDNDANCGGLGETVFGAARGCGSVVYVNVGTGIGGAVLLGGRIHHGAHSTAGEIGHTVVVPGGPLCTCDKHGCLEALSSGGAIGREGRAAGLGDVTGRAVGERALAGDPVALQVVAQAGHWLGVSTGNLASLLDPGIFVIGGGVSDLGDIFLGPAREAFAATAMPAAAATPLVKAEFGYDAGVIGAAALLLAPDGP; this comes from the coding sequence ATGCGTACAGCCATCGGCGTGGACATTGGCGGCACCAATCTGTCAGTCGGGCTCGTGTCCGACACGGGCGAGGTGCTGGAACTGGTGCGCGAGCGTACCCCGGTGGACGGCATCGCGGCGGCGGACCTGCTCATCGAGATGACACGGCGCCTCCTGGCCGCGGTCGAGACCCCCGTCGGCATCGGCCTGGGCTTTGGCGGCCCGGTCAACTTCGCCGACCAGAGCATCGTTCGCTCGCACCACGTCGAGGGCTGGGCGCCGGGGCTGAAGCTCGGAGATCGCTTTGCGCAGGAGTTCGGCCTGCCGACGCTCATGGACAATGACGCGAACTGCGGGGGCCTGGGGGAGACGGTGTTCGGTGCGGCGCGCGGCTGCGGTAGCGTGGTGTACGTCAACGTCGGGACCGGCATCGGCGGCGCGGTGCTGCTCGGGGGGCGCATTCACCATGGGGCCCACAGCACGGCCGGCGAGATCGGCCACACGGTGGTCGTGCCGGGCGGGCCGCTATGCACGTGCGACAAGCACGGCTGCCTGGAGGCGCTCAGCTCCGGCGGCGCCATCGGCCGCGAAGGCCGCGCCGCGGGCCTGGGTGATGTGACCGGCAGGGCAGTGGGGGAGAGGGCGCTGGCGGGCGATCCGGTGGCCCTCCAGGTCGTCGCGCAGGCGGGGCACTGGCTCGGGGTCTCCACCGGGAACCTGGCCAGTCTGCTCGATCCGGGGATCTTCGTCATCGGCGGCGGGGTGTCTGACCTGGGAGACATCTTCCTGGGCCCGGCCCGCGAGGCCTTCGCCGCCACAGCCATGCCCGCCGCGGCCGCCACGCCCCTCGTCAAGGCCGAGTTCGGCTACGACGCCGGCGTCATCGGCGCGGCGGCGTTGCTGCTGGCCCCCGACGGTCCCTAG
- a CDS encoding polyprenyl synthetase family protein — MGTPPSPDAMSISERVEDIKQVPQDAAPRLRIREAAAALAAALPASAPPPDRAQLEALGERLLREQGLPREWLGFAMVAVDNALWEADYAAVPLRRRLLLLPKCLSAAGECRAEIDADGLHCAECGHCDLGALKREAEALGYGVIIAEGTTAVVSQVLEGYADAILGVACLDSLEKSFERITEVGIPHQAVPLLRDGCVNTEAELTLIRALMRLETSESVGVQPAAYRGQRTYLPLLRFTRDIFDTQIESLLSGCFCLTPVPEGSREPLLATDAIAREWLLMGGKRLRPFITVAAYGIAQHGPEALLPSADVAAMMPPAVRSLAVAIEAMHKASLVHDDIEDADQYRYGRPTIHQTYGLEAAINVGDYLLGLGYRLIAARAGELGGDCVSDILARMSEAHLRLCCGQGAELLWNSRPHDDLEPLHALQIASLKTAPAFEAALYAGLRAAGPVASEAALATFSRYIGEGYQVLNDLEDWDEGNGGKLSCGRDFAAGRPTILRSFAVQAGGAAALADLRAQCATDANGAISRVRELYRELGAFERAEVLYERLRGKALETADGLDDTALAQLLRFLARTILRRRFPDRG; from the coding sequence ACGCATCCGGGAGGCAGCGGCCGCCCTGGCGGCTGCCCTGCCTGCGTCCGCTCCGCCCCCGGACCGCGCGCAGCTTGAGGCACTGGGCGAGCGACTGCTGCGCGAGCAGGGCCTGCCGCGCGAGTGGCTCGGCTTCGCGATGGTGGCGGTGGACAACGCCCTGTGGGAAGCGGACTACGCGGCCGTGCCGCTGCGGCGGCGCTTGCTGCTGCTGCCCAAGTGCCTGAGCGCCGCCGGCGAGTGCCGGGCGGAGATTGACGCCGACGGCCTGCACTGTGCGGAGTGCGGGCACTGCGATCTGGGCGCTCTCAAGCGCGAAGCCGAGGCTCTCGGCTACGGTGTCATCATCGCCGAAGGCACGACCGCCGTCGTCTCGCAGGTGCTCGAGGGATATGCCGACGCCATCCTGGGTGTCGCCTGCCTGGATTCGCTGGAGAAGTCCTTCGAGCGCATCACCGAGGTGGGCATCCCGCACCAGGCCGTGCCGCTGCTGCGCGATGGGTGCGTGAACACCGAGGCGGAGCTGACCCTGATCCGCGCACTGATGCGCCTGGAGACGTCGGAGAGCGTCGGCGTCCAGCCGGCAGCCTACCGCGGCCAGCGCACCTACCTCCCGCTCCTGCGCTTCACCCGCGACATCTTCGACACCCAGATCGAGAGCCTGCTCAGTGGCTGCTTCTGCCTGACGCCGGTGCCCGAGGGATCGCGCGAGCCGCTGCTGGCCACCGATGCCATCGCGCGCGAATGGCTGCTGATGGGCGGCAAGCGCCTGCGCCCGTTCATCACCGTCGCGGCCTATGGCATCGCCCAACACGGTCCGGAGGCACTGCTGCCCAGTGCGGACGTAGCGGCCATGATGCCCCCTGCCGTCCGCTCGCTGGCCGTGGCCATCGAGGCGATGCACAAGGCCTCGCTGGTGCATGACGACATCGAGGATGCCGACCAGTACCGCTACGGGCGCCCGACGATTCACCAGACGTACGGCCTGGAAGCGGCGATCAATGTCGGCGACTACCTGCTGGGCCTCGGCTACCGGCTGATCGCGGCGCGCGCGGGGGAGCTGGGCGGCGATTGTGTCAGTGACATCCTGGCGCGGATGTCCGAAGCGCACCTGCGGCTGTGCTGCGGCCAGGGCGCTGAGCTGCTCTGGAACAGTCGCCCCCATGACGACCTGGAGCCCCTGCACGCCCTGCAGATCGCCAGCCTCAAGACCGCCCCCGCCTTTGAAGCGGCCCTGTACGCGGGCCTGCGCGCCGCCGGCCCGGTGGCCTCGGAGGCCGCCCTGGCCACGTTCTCCCGCTACATCGGTGAAGGCTACCAGGTGCTGAACGACCTCGAAGACTGGGACGAGGGCAACGGCGGCAAGCTGTCGTGCGGGCGGGACTTCGCCGCCGGGCGGCCCACGATCCTGCGCTCGTTTGCCGTGCAGGCCGGCGGGGCAGCCGCGCTGGCCGACCTGCGCGCGCAGTGCGCCACCGACGCCAACGGCGCGATCAGCCGCGTGCGCGAACTATACCGCGAACTGGGGGCCTTCGAGCGGGCTGAAGTGCTCTACGAGCGCCTGCGTGGCAAGGCCCTGGAGACTGCGGACGGGCTGGACGACACCGCCCTGGCCCAACTGCTGCGCTTCCTGGCCCGCACGATCCTGCGCCGCCGCTTCCCCGACCGAGGCTGA